CAAAATCGCTGCTGGACTATGGAAGTGGAACGGGTTTAGTTAGCTTACAAATCGCAGATTTAGTAAATTCTGTTTTGTTAGTAGACTCTTCGGCACAAATGCTGGAGGTGGCACAAGCTAAGATCACTAACGAGAGCATTTTCAACGCAAAAGTACGCTGCTCGGATTTTACTAAAGAAACTCCTGAACTGAAGACAGATATCGTTTTAATGTCCCTCGTGCTTCTTCATATACCTGATACTAAGAAAATTTTACAAAAGTTATTCACCGTTTTGAATGACGGGGGCAGGCTGATCATTGTTGATTTTGATAAAAACGATCAAATCGATCATCCAAAGGTTCATAATGGTTTTCTCCATGAGGAACTGAAAAAAACCTTATCTGAAGTTGGATTTAAATCAAATGAAATCAAGACCTTCTTCCATGGGGAACATATTTTTATGAATCAAGATGCCTCGATGTTTATATCCAGTAGTATAAAGTGAGCAGATGGTTACTATTATGAATCACAATCGCATTGCAACAGGTTAAATGACTATTCCTTCGTTTATGAGCTTCCAATGAAAAAAATGGAGTTACAATATATGACACAGCTAAAGTCAGCAT
This Halobacillus salinarum DNA region includes the following protein-coding sequences:
- a CDS encoding class I SAM-dependent methyltransferase, translated to MENNIFEQLAKKYDTEERRKLAQVIAEEVRQALLNLKTKSLLDYGSGTGLVSLQIADLVNSVLLVDSSAQMLEVAQAKITNESIFNAKVRCSDFTKETPELKTDIVLMSLVLLHIPDTKKILQKLFTVLNDGGRLIIVDFDKNDQIDHPKVHNGFLHEELKKTLSEVGFKSNEIKTFFHGEHIFMNQDASMFISSSIK